In Massilia forsythiae, one DNA window encodes the following:
- a CDS encoding SDR family oxidoreductase, with product MSIKLKKLDEQVVVITGATSGIGLATARMAAEKGAKLVLAARDGDALDTLAHEMRQRGVEAVTVAADVGEQADVKRIGDKAIERFGRVDTWINNAGSSVYGTNEQVALEDMQRVMQTNLWGVVQGSLEAVKLLRAHGGGAIINLGSEVSDRSVPLQGTYAASKHAIKAFTESLRMELEKDEAPISLTLIKPAAIATPFPRHAKNYMDKEPTLPQPIYAPELAAETILYAAEHPQRDLFVGGQAKFMSIVSQLLPRSTDRLMRAVFFGAQKADQPTSPARRDALHSPDARHALRQRASIAHRVVEHSAYLTAVKNPAATKTVLAGGVLLAAWALTRRPQRS from the coding sequence ATGTCCATCAAGCTCAAGAAACTCGACGAACAAGTGGTCGTGATCACCGGTGCCACCAGCGGCATCGGCCTGGCGACGGCCCGCATGGCGGCCGAAAAAGGCGCGAAACTGGTGCTGGCGGCGCGCGACGGCGATGCCCTCGATACCCTGGCGCACGAGATGCGCCAGCGCGGCGTGGAAGCGGTAACGGTGGCCGCCGACGTCGGCGAACAGGCCGACGTCAAGCGCATCGGCGACAAGGCGATCGAACGCTTCGGCCGTGTCGACACCTGGATCAACAATGCCGGTTCCAGCGTGTACGGCACCAACGAGCAGGTGGCGCTGGAAGACATGCAGCGCGTGATGCAGACCAATCTCTGGGGCGTGGTGCAGGGTTCGCTGGAAGCGGTGAAGCTGCTCAGGGCGCACGGCGGCGGCGCCATCATCAACCTCGGCAGCGAAGTGTCGGACCGCTCGGTGCCGCTGCAGGGCACCTACGCAGCGTCCAAGCACGCGATCAAGGCATTCACCGAATCGCTGCGCATGGAGCTGGAAAAGGACGAGGCGCCGATTTCGCTCACGCTGATCAAGCCGGCCGCGATCGCCACGCCCTTCCCCAGGCACGCCAAGAACTACATGGACAAGGAGCCGACGCTGCCGCAGCCGATCTATGCGCCGGAGCTGGCTGCAGAGACCATCCTGTACGCCGCGGAGCATCCGCAGCGCGACCTGTTCGTGGGCGGGCAAGCCAAGTTCATGTCGATCGTCTCGCAATTGCTGCCGCGCTCCACCGACCGCCTGATGCGCGCCGTCTTCTTCGGCGCACAAAAAGCCGACCAGCCTACATCGCCGGCACGGCGCGACGCCCTGCACAGCCCGGACGCGCGCCACGCACTGCGCCAGCGCGCCAGCATTGCGCACCGGGTGGTCGAGCACAGCGCCTACCTCACCGCCGTCAAGAATCCGGCGGCCACCAAGACCGTGCTGGCGGGCGGCGTGCTGCTGGCAGCGTGGGCGCTGACGCGGCGTCCGCAGCGCTCATGA
- a CDS encoding phosphatase PAP2 family protein: MDKPPQASENVDERTLEPDPLPARWRRFVAARLSPEGEFGLYLTVGLALILFAALAFGELAEDVVDGDTITVLDVQLAHWFHMRATPGFTRVMFFITHWNGIVGSGIMGALLALWLWRRRARYWLIVCLIAVPGGMLLNVALKNVFQRARPSFDEPLVSLATYSFPSGHTAAATVFYGLLACYLLRGATSWRRRVAVAAAGMVALVALSRMVLGAHYLSDVLAATLESCAWLAVCITAVSALHRRRLARGKPSWSRPRHGERSAP, encoded by the coding sequence ATGGACAAGCCGCCGCAAGCCAGTGAAAACGTTGATGAACGCACTCTTGAACCCGACCCGTTGCCGGCCCGCTGGCGCCGTTTCGTCGCGGCGCGGCTCTCGCCCGAGGGCGAATTCGGCCTCTATCTCACCGTCGGCCTGGCCCTGATCCTGTTCGCGGCGCTGGCCTTCGGCGAACTCGCCGAAGATGTCGTCGATGGCGATACCATCACCGTGCTCGACGTGCAGCTGGCGCACTGGTTCCACATGCGCGCCACGCCCGGCTTTACAAGGGTCATGTTCTTCATCACGCACTGGAACGGCATCGTCGGCTCCGGCATCATGGGGGCGCTGCTGGCGCTGTGGCTGTGGCGCCGCCGCGCCCGTTACTGGCTGATCGTCTGCCTGATCGCGGTACCGGGCGGCATGCTGCTCAACGTGGCGCTGAAGAACGTGTTCCAGCGCGCCCGTCCCAGCTTCGACGAGCCGCTGGTAAGCCTGGCGACCTACAGCTTCCCGAGCGGGCACACGGCGGCCGCCACCGTGTTCTACGGCCTGCTGGCCTGCTACCTGCTGCGCGGCGCCACCTCGTGGCGACGGCGGGTGGCGGTGGCGGCGGCGGGCATGGTGGCGCTGGTGGCGCTGTCGCGCATGGTCTTGGGCGCGCACTACCTGTCCGACGTGCTGGCCGCCACGCTCGAGAGCTGCGCCTGGCTGGCGGTGTGCATCACGGCGGTATCGGCGCTGCACCGCCGGCGCCTGGCGCGCGGCAAGCCGTCCTGGAGCCGCCCGCGCCATGGCGAAAGGAGCGCGCCATGA
- a CDS encoding site-specific recombinase: protein MLAILEYIDPHSDRIDLLVDTVDKLRPRNPRDYAYAGEQVRTLCQLLKGNPEQAWALRSYLTTLLQTRRHTSLYSDVGILSNDGFFTELRRRIAYRILPPALDELYLSDTLDRVLCREDDYRWLRMVPNGDWLDLFDVIAAARPPQADLQDHATDRARQVTLTGVLDAIRTLSCRVCAQGLEPRLIHAHMEIEEVDSPFLMQNIEANRYLDEYARLMAGEIAQMEDARHLLVMLDQCEDVVLKIRRGALSSGTTVALTYLLVAITQSIDRLRKLLFLVDVSGNLPAAPTLDLHALAREAALLPKATAQQNAALAQAAVTASDEPASMRRIAAVSLAHELAEAHNTKYQIRGLMRDNVDLLARNVTENASRTGEHYIAERRADLRGMLGSSAGAGLVIGCMAIIKILISYMHKAPLIEALLYSVNYAFGFMLVHVLHFTIATKQPAMTAARIAAALHSSQQGGRRQVDVDSMATLVNKVFRTQIVAVLGNLATVIPMAYLLALGYWYLFGQHLVTPEKAHHLIADSHPWHSLALLHAAIAAVWLFVSGLVSGYYDNKALYTRMALRVQQLRWLRRLLGQERLQRFGRYLEHNLGGLMGNAVFGILMGVTGTVGYLLGLPLDVRHVTFSSANLAIGFVGLDQRIDLETLGYTVLGIALIGLVNLTVSFSLALWVALRARKVRFRHGIRLLRALGARLRSAPLDFFVGPRDADDALPEPANPRGYK, encoded by the coding sequence ATGCTTGCCATACTCGAATATATCGATCCGCACAGCGACCGTATCGACCTGCTGGTCGATACGGTCGACAAGCTGCGTCCCCGCAATCCGCGCGACTATGCCTATGCCGGCGAACAGGTGCGCACGCTGTGCCAACTGCTGAAGGGCAATCCCGAGCAAGCCTGGGCGCTGCGCAGCTACCTGACCACGCTGCTGCAGACGCGCCGTCACACCAGCCTGTATTCCGACGTCGGCATCCTGTCCAACGACGGCTTCTTCACCGAACTCAGGCGGCGCATCGCCTACCGCATCCTGCCGCCGGCGCTGGATGAGCTGTACCTGTCCGACACGCTCGACCGCGTGCTGTGCCGCGAAGACGATTACCGGTGGCTGCGCATGGTGCCCAACGGCGACTGGCTCGACCTGTTCGACGTGATCGCCGCCGCCAGGCCGCCGCAAGCGGATCTGCAAGACCACGCCACCGACCGCGCGCGCCAGGTGACGCTGACCGGCGTGCTGGACGCGATCCGCACGCTGTCGTGCCGCGTGTGCGCGCAAGGCCTGGAACCGCGCCTGATCCACGCCCACATGGAAATCGAGGAAGTCGATTCGCCGTTCCTGATGCAGAACATCGAGGCCAACCGCTACCTCGACGAATACGCGCGCCTGATGGCCGGCGAGATCGCGCAGATGGAAGATGCGCGCCATTTGCTGGTGATGCTCGACCAGTGCGAGGACGTGGTGCTCAAGATCCGCCGCGGCGCCCTGTCCTCGGGCACCACGGTGGCGCTGACCTACCTGCTGGTGGCGATCACGCAAAGCATCGACCGCTTGCGCAAGCTGCTGTTCCTGGTCGACGTCAGCGGCAACCTGCCGGCTGCGCCGACGCTCGACCTGCATGCGCTGGCGCGCGAAGCGGCGCTGCTGCCCAAGGCGACCGCGCAGCAGAACGCGGCGCTGGCGCAGGCGGCCGTCACGGCATCCGATGAACCGGCCTCGATGCGGCGCATCGCCGCGGTGTCGCTGGCGCACGAGCTGGCCGAAGCCCACAACACCAAGTACCAGATACGCGGCCTGATGCGCGACAACGTCGACCTGCTGGCGCGCAATGTCACCGAAAACGCCAGCCGCACCGGCGAGCACTATATCGCCGAGCGGCGCGCGGACCTGCGCGGCATGCTCGGCTCGTCGGCCGGCGCCGGCCTGGTCATCGGCTGCATGGCGATCATCAAGATCCTGATCTCCTACATGCACAAGGCGCCGCTGATCGAGGCGCTGCTGTACAGCGTCAACTACGCCTTCGGCTTCATGCTGGTGCATGTGCTGCACTTCACCATCGCCACCAAGCAGCCGGCCATGACCGCGGCGCGCATCGCCGCCGCGCTGCACAGCAGCCAGCAGGGCGGACGGCGGCAAGTCGACGTCGACAGCATGGCGACCCTTGTGAACAAGGTCTTCCGTACCCAGATCGTGGCTGTGCTCGGCAACCTGGCGACCGTGATTCCGATGGCCTATCTGCTGGCGCTCGGTTACTGGTATTTGTTCGGCCAGCACCTGGTGACGCCGGAAAAGGCGCACCACCTGATCGCCGACAGCCATCCCTGGCACTCGCTGGCGCTGCTGCACGCCGCGATCGCCGCGGTCTGGCTGTTCGTGTCGGGCCTGGTATCCGGCTACTACGACAACAAGGCGCTGTACACGCGCATGGCGCTGCGGGTGCAGCAGCTGCGCTGGCTGCGCCGCCTGCTGGGGCAGGAACGCCTGCAGCGCTTCGGGCGCTATCTGGAACACAACCTGGGCGGCTTGATGGGCAATGCAGTGTTCGGCATCCTGATGGGCGTGACCGGCACGGTCGGCTACCTGCTGGGCCTGCCGCTCGACGTACGCCACGTGACGTTTTCGTCGGCCAACCTGGCGATCGGCTTCGTCGGCCTGGACCAGCGCATCGACCTGGAGACGCTCGGCTATACGGTGCTGGGCATCGCCCTGATCGGCCTGGTCAACCTGACGGTCAGCTTCAGCCTGGCGCTGTGGGTGGCGCTGCGCGCACGCAAGGTGCGCTTCCGCCACGGCATCCGCCTGCTGCGCGCACTGGGCGCGCGCCTGCGCAGCGCGCCGCTGGATTTCTTCGTCGGCCCACGGGATGCGGATGACGCCCTGCCCGAGCCGGCCAACCCGAGAGGATACAAATAA
- the cls gene encoding cardiolipin synthase yields MLCALAACKSLPEVDPGTPAKAAPTIETPRGQLPPKQASALVARRWANASTDLKSLAALEEQATGIPLIAGNRVSLLFDGPATMREMMAAARAATSSINLETYIFDQDPVGIEFADLLIEKQRQGVQVNLMVDAVGALATPGAFFQRMRDAGIRVVVFNPVNPAKAKGNWDLNNRDHRKLMVVDGRIAFTGGINISSTYANSSLFRSKHKQAKVAEDEVGWRDTHIKIEGPAVAALQYSFVELWTRQEGGELNKADYFPALAPAGDKLMRVLSTEPASDYAIYKSLLVAIGESKKSIHITAAYFVPDQQTVDALVAAAQRGVDVKLVLPGVSDHGMIRYAGQAFYDKLLKGGVKIHELQIAVLHAKTAVIDGAWSTIGSANIDRRSFIHNYELNVVVVDPAFGRDMESAFNEDLKDSREVTLEQWRHRPWGDRIREWASSLAGYWI; encoded by the coding sequence ATGCTGTGCGCGCTCGCCGCCTGCAAGTCCTTGCCGGAAGTCGACCCGGGGACGCCGGCCAAGGCCGCGCCCACCATCGAGACCCCGCGCGGGCAGCTGCCGCCGAAGCAGGCCTCGGCCCTGGTGGCCAGGCGCTGGGCCAACGCCAGCACCGACCTGAAGTCGCTGGCGGCGCTGGAAGAACAGGCCACCGGCATCCCGCTGATCGCCGGCAACCGCGTGTCGCTGCTGTTCGACGGCCCCGCCACCATGCGCGAGATGATGGCGGCGGCGCGCGCCGCCACCAGTTCGATCAACCTGGAAACCTATATCTTCGACCAGGATCCGGTCGGCATCGAGTTCGCCGACCTCTTGATCGAGAAGCAGCGCCAGGGCGTGCAGGTTAACCTGATGGTCGACGCGGTCGGCGCGCTGGCCACGCCGGGCGCCTTTTTCCAGCGCATGCGCGACGCCGGCATCCGCGTGGTGGTGTTCAATCCGGTCAACCCGGCCAAGGCCAAGGGCAACTGGGACCTCAACAACCGCGACCACCGCAAGCTGATGGTGGTCGACGGCCGCATCGCCTTTACCGGCGGCATCAACATCAGCAGCACCTACGCCAACAGCTCGCTGTTCCGCTCCAAGCACAAGCAGGCCAAGGTGGCGGAAGACGAGGTCGGCTGGCGCGACACCCACATCAAGATCGAAGGCCCGGCGGTGGCCGCGCTGCAGTACTCGTTCGTGGAACTGTGGACGCGCCAGGAAGGCGGCGAACTCAACAAGGCCGACTACTTCCCCGCGCTGGCGCCGGCGGGCGACAAGCTGATGCGGGTGCTGTCGACCGAGCCGGCGTCCGACTACGCCATCTACAAATCGCTGCTGGTGGCGATCGGCGAATCGAAGAAGTCGATCCACATCACCGCCGCCTACTTCGTGCCGGACCAGCAGACCGTCGATGCCCTGGTGGCGGCGGCCCAGCGCGGCGTGGACGTCAAGCTGGTGCTGCCGGGCGTGTCCGACCACGGCATGATCCGCTATGCCGGCCAGGCGTTCTACGACAAGCTGCTCAAGGGCGGCGTCAAGATCCACGAACTACAGATCGCGGTGCTGCATGCCAAGACCGCAGTGATCGACGGCGCCTGGTCGACCATCGGCTCGGCCAACATCGACCGCCGCAGCTTCATCCACAACTACGAGCTGAACGTGGTGGTGGTCGACCCGGCCTTCGGGCGCGACATGGAAAGCGCCTTCAACGAGGATTTGAAGGATTCCAGGGAGGTGACGCTGGAACAGTGGCGCCACCGGCCGTGGGGCGACCGCATCCGTGAATGGGCGTCGAGCCTGGCGGGATACTGGATTTGA
- a CDS encoding diacylglycerol/lipid kinase family protein encodes MNFAASPHCAPGCKPVSVIVNAGAGSGHDEAGAVELRALLQAAGLDAEVTMAAGGAELVAAARRACQDGARLVVAGGGDGSINAVASQLLADDTPSGIRFGVLPLGTLNHFAKDLGIPLDLEGAIRTLATGEPARVDVGEVNGRVFLNNSSLGLYPDIVRDREKQQRRLGRGKWPAALWATLAALRRYPFLSMRLEVDGARLARRSPFVFIGNNAYTMQGLAIGARERLDAGLLSLYVAQRPTRLGLLRLALDALRGRLGGSRDVDVLHAAAFEIDTHRARLHVATDGEVTIMAPPLRYRSRPGALEVMVPRRGAP; translated from the coding sequence ATGAATTTCGCGGCCAGTCCCCATTGCGCGCCGGGATGCAAGCCGGTCAGCGTGATCGTCAACGCCGGCGCCGGCAGCGGCCACGACGAGGCGGGCGCGGTGGAGTTGCGCGCCCTGCTGCAGGCGGCCGGGCTCGACGCCGAGGTGACCATGGCGGCCGGCGGCGCCGAGCTGGTGGCGGCGGCGCGGCGCGCCTGCCAGGACGGGGCGCGCCTGGTGGTGGCCGGCGGCGGCGACGGCAGCATCAATGCGGTCGCCTCGCAGCTGCTGGCCGACGATACGCCGTCCGGCATCCGCTTCGGCGTGCTGCCGCTGGGTACCCTGAATCATTTCGCCAAGGACCTCGGCATCCCGCTCGACCTGGAAGGCGCGATCCGCACCCTGGCCACGGGCGAGCCGGCGCGTGTCGACGTGGGCGAGGTCAACGGCCGCGTGTTCCTCAACAATTCCAGCCTGGGACTGTATCCGGACATCGTGCGCGACCGCGAAAAGCAGCAGCGCCGCCTGGGGCGCGGCAAGTGGCCGGCGGCGCTGTGGGCCACGCTGGCGGCGCTGCGCCGCTACCCGTTCCTGTCGATGCGCCTGGAGGTGGACGGCGCGCGCCTTGCGCGGCGCTCCCCATTCGTGTTCATCGGTAATAATGCCTACACGATGCAAGGCCTGGCGATCGGGGCGCGCGAGCGCCTCGACGCCGGCCTGCTGAGCCTGTACGTGGCGCAGCGCCCGACCCGGCTCGGCCTGCTGCGCCTGGCGCTGGATGCGCTGCGCGGCCGCCTGGGCGGATCGCGCGATGTCGACGTGCTGCATGCCGCCGCCTTCGAGATCGACACGCACCGCGCGCGCCTGCACGTGGCGACCGACGGCGAGGTGACGATCATGGCGCCGCCGCTGCGCTACCGCAGCCGTCCCGGCGCGCTGGAAGTCATGGTGCCGCGCCGCGGCGCGCCCTGA
- a CDS encoding SDR family oxidoreductase, which produces MAVQLRKIDEQVMVITGATSGIGLTTARMAAEQGARLVLAARGADALDQLASELRRQGTQVVTVTADVGDPKDVERIGKEAMERLGRIDTWVNNAGISIFGRYEDTPVEDMQRLFQTNYWGVVHGSLEAVKHMKLHGGGAIVNLGSELSERSVPLQGMYSASKHAVKAFTESLRMELEKDKAPISVTLIKPAAIDTMFTVHAKNYMDKEPALPAPIYAPELVAKTILYAAQHQKRDIFVGGAAKAASAAGFAMPRILDKFMEKSMFEQQQSPIPATPDRSDALYAPDAQSELRQRHGVPQKVIENCAYTEAAMRSHKIVPALIGVGALFAVWKLARRPSLRNAF; this is translated from the coding sequence ATGGCAGTGCAATTACGCAAGATCGATGAACAAGTGATGGTCATTACCGGCGCCACCAGCGGCATCGGCCTGACCACGGCGCGCATGGCCGCCGAGCAGGGCGCCAGGCTGGTGCTCGCCGCCCGCGGCGCGGACGCCCTCGACCAGCTGGCGAGCGAACTGCGCCGCCAGGGCACGCAAGTGGTCACCGTGACCGCCGACGTCGGCGACCCCAAGGACGTGGAGCGCATCGGCAAGGAAGCGATGGAACGCTTAGGCCGCATCGATACCTGGGTCAACAATGCCGGCATCTCCATCTTCGGCCGCTACGAAGACACCCCGGTGGAAGACATGCAGCGCCTGTTCCAGACCAACTACTGGGGCGTGGTGCACGGCTCGCTGGAAGCGGTCAAGCACATGAAGCTGCACGGCGGCGGCGCCATCGTCAACCTCGGCAGCGAATTGTCGGAACGCTCGGTGCCGCTGCAGGGCATGTATTCGGCTTCCAAGCACGCGGTGAAAGCCTTCACCGAATCGCTGCGCATGGAACTGGAAAAGGACAAGGCGCCGATCTCGGTCACGCTGATCAAGCCGGCCGCGATCGATACCATGTTCACCGTGCACGCCAAGAACTACATGGACAAGGAACCGGCCCTGCCGGCGCCGATCTACGCGCCGGAACTGGTGGCCAAGACCATCCTGTACGCCGCCCAGCACCAGAAGCGCGACATCTTCGTCGGCGGCGCCGCCAAGGCGGCCTCGGCGGCCGGCTTCGCCATGCCGCGCATCCTCGACAAGTTCATGGAAAAGTCGATGTTCGAGCAGCAGCAATCGCCGATCCCGGCTACGCCCGACCGCAGCGACGCCCTGTACGCGCCGGATGCGCAGAGCGAACTGCGCCAGCGCCACGGCGTGCCGCAGAAGGTGATCGAGAACTGTGCCTACACCGAGGCGGCAATGCGTTCGCACAAGATCGTGCCGGCCCTGATCGGCGTGGGCGCCCTGTTCGCGGTCTGGAAACTGGCGCGCCGCCCGTCCCTGCGCAACGCCTTCTGA
- a CDS encoding metallophosphoesterase family protein yields MRTLVHLSDLHFGRVDPALLDPLRNLIHELAPDVVVVSGDLTQRAKSEQFEEARAWLDTLPGPQIVVPGNHDISLYNVFRRFVLPLERYKRYITDDLDPVYIDDEIAVLGVNTARSLTVKDGRLNKEQVEKIRTTLAGLDPKITRVVVTHHPFDLPPGSEDDDLVDRAGMAMQAFSEVGVDLLMAGHMHVSHAANTSARYKISEYAALVVQAGTATSTRGRGEVNSFNVLRIENQRIEVDRYGWDTVHGKFQLLNTEKFLRSGNIWSEAVDGMLAAGI; encoded by the coding sequence ATGCGAACACTCGTCCACCTCTCAGACCTGCATTTCGGCCGCGTCGATCCGGCGCTGCTGGACCCCTTGCGCAACCTGATCCACGAACTCGCGCCGGACGTGGTGGTGGTCTCGGGCGACCTGACCCAGCGCGCCAAGAGCGAACAGTTCGAGGAGGCGCGCGCCTGGCTCGACACCCTGCCGGGACCGCAGATCGTGGTGCCGGGGAACCACGACATCTCGCTGTACAACGTGTTCCGCCGCTTCGTGCTGCCGCTGGAACGCTACAAGCGCTACATCACCGACGACCTCGATCCGGTGTATATCGACGACGAGATCGCGGTGCTGGGCGTGAACACGGCGCGCTCGCTGACCGTCAAGGATGGGCGCCTGAACAAGGAGCAGGTGGAAAAGATCCGTACCACGCTGGCCGGGCTGGACCCGAAGATCACGCGCGTGGTGGTGACCCACCACCCGTTCGACCTGCCGCCGGGATCGGAAGACGACGACCTGGTCGACCGCGCCGGCATGGCGATGCAGGCGTTCTCGGAAGTCGGCGTCGACCTGCTGATGGCGGGCCACATGCACGTCAGCCACGCGGCCAACACCTCGGCACGCTACAAGATCAGCGAATACGCGGCGCTGGTGGTGCAGGCCGGCACCGCGACCTCGACGCGCGGGCGCGGCGAGGTCAATTCGTTCAACGTACTCCGCATCGAGAACCAGCGCATCGAGGTCGACCGCTATGGCTGGGACACGGTGCACGGCAAGTTCCAGCTGCTGAACACGGAAAAATTCCTGCGCAGCGGGAACATCTGGTCCGAGGCGGTGGACGGTATGCTGGCGGCCGGGATTTGA
- a CDS encoding sulfate ABC transporter substrate-binding protein, giving the protein MSKKKIASALAALLLLAQPAAFAADITLLNVSYDPTRELYQDFNQAFARQWKAKTGDNVTVKQSHGGSGKQARSVIDGLSADVVTLALAYDIDAIAERGLIARNWQQRLADRSTPYASTIVFLVRKGNPKQIRDWADLVKPGVSVITPNPKTSGGARWNHLAAWGYALRQPGGTEASARDYLAKLYKNVPVLDSGARGATTTFVERGIGDVLIAWENEALLAVKELGPDKFEVVAPSVSILAEPPVSVVDKVVDKRGTRAVAEAYLQYLYSAEGQKIAAKHYYRPVVQPYAKQYAAQFPAVKLFTIDEVAGGWTKAQKAHFADGGLFDQIYQPGKK; this is encoded by the coding sequence ATGTCCAAGAAAAAAATCGCTTCCGCCCTCGCTGCCCTACTCCTGTTGGCCCAACCGGCCGCCTTCGCCGCCGACATCACCCTGCTCAACGTCTCCTACGACCCGACCCGCGAGCTGTACCAGGATTTCAACCAGGCCTTCGCACGCCAGTGGAAAGCCAAGACCGGCGATAACGTCACCGTCAAGCAATCGCACGGCGGCTCCGGCAAGCAGGCGCGTTCGGTGATCGACGGCCTGTCGGCCGACGTGGTCACGCTGGCGCTGGCCTACGACATCGACGCCATCGCCGAGCGCGGCCTGATCGCCCGTAACTGGCAGCAGCGCCTGGCCGACCGCAGCACGCCGTACGCATCGACCATCGTGTTCCTGGTACGCAAGGGCAACCCGAAGCAGATCCGCGACTGGGCCGACCTGGTCAAGCCGGGCGTGTCCGTGATCACGCCGAACCCGAAGACTTCCGGCGGCGCACGCTGGAACCACCTGGCGGCCTGGGGCTATGCGCTGCGCCAGCCGGGCGGCACCGAAGCCTCGGCGCGCGACTACCTCGCCAAGCTGTACAAGAACGTGCCGGTGCTCGATTCCGGCGCGCGCGGCGCCACCACCACCTTCGTCGAGCGCGGTATCGGCGACGTGCTGATCGCCTGGGAAAACGAAGCCCTGCTGGCAGTGAAGGAACTCGGCCCGGACAAGTTCGAAGTGGTGGCGCCGTCGGTCAGCATCCTGGCCGAGCCGCCGGTATCGGTGGTGGACAAGGTGGTCGACAAGCGCGGCACCCGCGCCGTGGCCGAAGCCTACCTGCAATACCTGTACAGCGCCGAAGGCCAGAAGATCGCCGCCAAGCATTACTACCGCCCGGTGGTGCAGCCTTACGCCAAGCAATACGCCGCGCAGTTCCCGGCGGTCAAGCTGTTCACCATCGACGAGGTGGCCGGCGGCTGGACCAAGGCGCAGAAGGCGCACTTCGCGGACGGCGGCCTGTTCGATCAAATCTATCAGCCAGGCAAGAAATAA
- a CDS encoding DUF3617 domain-containing protein yields MKHPLALLAMLACGGAATLPALAQDLKPGLWEMSSTISSADPQVQSALAAVQQHLASMSPEQRGGLERMMRQNGVQADLGQNGNLRTRVCMTREMIERKEFPVQQGDCRQTYTRLAADKGRIAFTCSKPRISGAGEITMASDTSYQAHVHVDSQESGKQSLDTDVSGRWLAADCGSLRPAPLPKTK; encoded by the coding sequence ATGAAACATCCCCTGGCGCTTCTGGCCATGCTCGCCTGCGGCGGCGCGGCCACCCTGCCCGCGCTGGCCCAGGACCTCAAACCGGGCCTGTGGGAAATGTCCAGCACCATCAGCTCGGCCGATCCGCAGGTGCAATCGGCGCTGGCCGCCGTCCAGCAGCACCTGGCCAGCATGTCGCCCGAACAGCGCGGCGGCCTGGAACGGATGATGCGGCAGAACGGCGTGCAGGCCGACCTGGGCCAGAACGGCAACCTGCGCACCAGGGTGTGCATGACACGCGAAATGATCGAGCGCAAGGAGTTTCCGGTGCAGCAAGGCGACTGCCGCCAGACCTACACCCGCCTGGCCGCCGACAAGGGCCGCATCGCCTTCACCTGCAGCAAGCCGCGCATCAGCGGCGCCGGCGAGATCACCATGGCGAGCGACACCAGCTACCAGGCCCACGTGCACGTCGACAGCCAGGAGAGCGGCAAGCAGTCGCTGGACACCGACGTCAGCGGCCGCTGGCTGGCCGCCGACTGCGGCAGCCTCCGCCCGGCGCCGTTGCCGAAGACGAAATAA